The bacterium genome contains a region encoding:
- a CDS encoding ATP-binding protein, translated as METILKYKIKTDFRNQKSVKTDKSNFLGREKLIRRFSNIAENRVSSTVLIGGARGIGKTSFVREALSMNNSSIPKIVIQISLAEVDPEDKDIRKTILSTLIRGLYFELKNKNNGDILKDPELSDSIEDLYEKTYYSEFEKKDFAELVASVKQSQEQKSIDEKKYHFEFGSAIKTLLKATIGALTITPFLTTILVLQIPLWAAITLFFLGLAFLFLVLSVDVNIVHSTISTEGIMEKVDSKSQKTGIAKLDISSNTLEIGLRQILLNLSDKKQKVIFVIDELDKLDGGDSPDVKLEDHYIYKVIKPLKNLFTLSGAVFVFIVSNSFYYAVTKKKKIDPYSTFHTLFTDRIFLDPLYYKDIERILDSYVDGEIDKSYKDDYFKFRYYVSWLAKNHIFDLHNIVENFIEYENKNTTVHLYKGNSEANGSIEERWEVASALQVFLSATFDEKSYPADSEMNEQLYLTLRQVAEKLYSDFYIEVRDNKFIDILSESEQKQLRLDVLDIKSKEDISGSIEDMLLRMERVDKYCLLVSGQEDEDTVDESNPEGEKEKKSYIYFSLVDNDKFPVIDEVRKTNAVTTYEEEFIKKYNLLGSSKLNLENIDLQTFSVYDGEYKKFSQLATKIINNKPRNERKSLVLEYSKRIEEIQNALYGNSIDDLLSKLMKEDSGLTKWDIGSGKTGVPLWDADAPLSKFYQELHNNTDLEYESDYVIIHDESQNRYTVLGFGLDTKIQDIYSSVNRFYRFRRTETRVINLTGVNTNNKNIWKVVNSKDDLSHLKEYDRELRSRFNL; from the coding sequence ATGGAAACAATACTTAAATATAAAATCAAAACAGATTTCAGAAATCAAAAATCTGTAAAGACAGATAAAAGTAATTTTTTAGGTAGAGAAAAATTGATTAGAAGGTTTTCTAATATTGCTGAGAATAGAGTTTCTTCAACTGTATTGATTGGAGGTGCTAGAGGCATTGGTAAGACATCGTTTGTCAGAGAGGCTTTGTCTATGAACAACTCTTCAATTCCTAAAATTGTTATTCAAATTAGTTTGGCAGAAGTTGATCCAGAAGATAAAGATATTAGAAAAACAATTTTGAGCACATTAATTCGTGGATTATATTTTGAATTGAAAAATAAAAATAATGGAGATATTTTAAAGGATCCAGAGCTGTCAGATTCAATTGAGGATTTGTACGAAAAAACATATTATTCAGAGTTTGAGAAAAAAGACTTTGCTGAATTGGTTGCAAGTGTTAAGCAAAGTCAAGAACAAAAGAGTATTGATGAGAAGAAGTATCATTTTGAATTTGGTAGTGCGATAAAAACTTTGTTAAAGGCAACAATTGGAGCTTTGACAATAACTCCATTTCTTACAACAATATTAGTTTTGCAAATACCATTATGGGCGGCGATTACACTTTTCTTTTTAGGTCTTGCGTTCTTATTCTTAGTTTTATCAGTAGATGTGAACATTGTGCATTCAACAATATCAACTGAAGGAATAATGGAAAAGGTTGATTCAAAGTCACAAAAAACCGGTATTGCCAAGTTAGATATATCATCAAATACTTTAGAGATTGGTCTAAGACAAATATTACTTAATTTAAGTGATAAAAAGCAGAAAGTTATATTTGTTATTGACGAGTTAGACAAGTTAGATGGCGGCGATAGTCCAGATGTGAAACTTGAGGATCACTACATATATAAAGTAATCAAACCTCTAAAAAATCTATTTACCTTGTCAGGTGCTGTATTTGTGTTTATTGTAAGTAATAGCTTTTACTATGCGGTTACAAAAAAGAAAAAAATTGATCCGTATTCGACATTTCATACATTATTCACAGATCGAATATTTCTAGACCCGTTGTATTACAAAGATATCGAACGAATATTGGATAGCTACGTTGATGGTGAAATTGATAAAAGTTATAAAGACGATTATTTCAAATTCAGATACTATGTTAGTTGGTTAGCTAAAAATCATATTTTTGATCTTCATAATATTGTTGAAAATTTTATTGAATATGAAAATAAAAACACAACAGTACATTTATATAAAGGTAATAGTGAGGCAAATGGAAGCATAGAAGAAAGATGGGAAGTTGCTTCAGCATTGCAAGTTTTCTTATCTGCTACATTTGATGAAAAATCGTATCCTGCCGATAGTGAGATGAACGAGCAGTTGTACTTAACTTTACGTCAAGTTGCTGAAAAATTATATTCCGATTTTTACATTGAAGTTAGAGACAATAAATTTATAGATATACTATCTGAGAGCGAACAGAAGCAATTAAGACTTGATGTTCTTGATATCAAATCTAAAGAAGATATATCAGGTTCAATAGAAGATATGCTTTTGAGAATGGAAAGAGTGGATAAATATTGCTTGTTAGTATCAGGTCAGGAAGACGAAGATACTGTCGATGAGTCTAATCCAGAAGGTGAAAAGGAGAAGAAAAGCTATATTTATTTTTCGCTGGTTGATAATGACAAATTTCCAGTTATTGATGAGGTTAGAAAAACTAACGCAGTCACGACATACGAGGAGGAATTTATTAAAAAATACAATTTACTAGGTTCATCTAAATTAAATCTAGAAAATATTGATCTTCAGACATTTTCTGTTTACGATGGAGAATATAAAAAATTCAGCCAACTTGCGACTAAGATTATCAATAATAAACCTAGAAATGAACGGAAAAGCCTAGTCCTAGAGTACTCAAAACGTATTGAGGAAATACAAAACGCTTTATACGGCAACTCTATTGACGATTTATTGAGCAAACTAATGAAAGAGGACAGTGGGCTTACAAAATGGGATATCGGATCTGGCAAAACTGGAGTACCACTCTGGGATGCTGATGCTCCATTGTCAAAGTTTTATCAAGAATTGCATAATAATACTGATCTGGAATATGAATCTGACTATGTTATCATTCATGACGAAAGTCAAAATAGATACACAGTTCTTGGGTTTGGTTTGGATACAAAAATTCAAGACATATACAGTTCAGTAAATCGTTTTTATAGATTCAGAAGAACAGAAACAAGAGTTATAAATTTAACTGGCGTAAATACAAATAATAAAAATATTTGGAAAGTCGTAAATTCTAAAGATGATCTATCGCATCTAAAGGAATATGACAGAGAACTCAGAAGCAGATTTAATCTTTAA
- a CDS encoding thermonuclease family protein: MSNNKFVLVPVDLLKNLRELSKGTEYEDEVKKVLDSREAIENHDITKLPKSAVVKRVIDGDTVELFNGTVLRYTAITAPEDGESFAEEATKLNQELVEGKEIKLEYDNYTSDKFGRILAYPIIDNKNICIELVSKGMAELVIYQKRKPFIHQVQLLEAQEQAKKNKQGIWKN; encoded by the coding sequence ATGTCGAATAACAAATTTGTTTTAGTCCCAGTTGATCTTCTTAAAAATTTAAGAGAATTATCCAAAGGCACAGAATATGAAGACGAAGTCAAAAAAGTTTTAGACTCAAGGGAAGCCATAGAAAATCATGATATTACAAAATTACCAAAGTCTGCAGTAGTTAAAAGAGTGATAGATGGAGACACTGTAGAGTTATTTAACGGTACTGTTCTTCGCTACACAGCAATTACAGCACCAGAAGATGGAGAATCATTTGCAGAAGAAGCTACTAAGTTAAACCAAGAATTAGTTGAAGGCAAAGAAATTAAACTTGAATATGACAACTACACCTCTGACAAATTTGGAAGAATTCTTGCATATCCAATCATAGACAACAAAAATATTTGTATTGAACTTGTTTCAAAAGGTATGGCTGAATTAGTTATTTACCAAAAAAGAAAGCCATTTATTCATCAAGTTCAATTATTAGAAGCACAAGAACAAGCAAAGAAAAACAAACAAGGAATTTGGAAGAACTGA
- the rpmG gene encoding 50S ribosomal protein L33, which yields MAKKGAREIVGMICPDCKSQNYVTDRNKVNMDTKGKGKLELKKWCQTCKKQTLHKETSKLK from the coding sequence ATGGCAAAAAAGGGAGCAAGAGAAATTGTAGGAATGATTTGTCCTGACTGTAAATCACAAAATTATGTGACTGACAGGAACAAGGTCAATATGGATACAAAAGGTAAAGGTAAACTTGAACTTAAAAAATGGTGTCAAACCTGCAAAAAACAAACACTTCACAAAGAAACAAGTAAATTAAAATAA
- a CDS encoding glycosyltransferase family 4 protein, whose product MRIWFVSTRIAGNDGVSLEAVRWRTILTRMGHKVTFVAGELDRAGILIPELHFSNESVIDLHDKVVFSKNHFKEIEAEVFEFAGKIEGKLREAFNGHRPDMIIIANCLSLPMHFPLAVALTRIIEEFKIPTIARHHDFWWERKRFLKSSCFPFFKRWFPPNSSFVKHVTINTITQKQLKEKLGINSSVIPDTFDFVGTTNKGDKFNSTFRKDFGIAKDDIVFLQATRIVPRKRIEISIELVKKLNNPKIVLVVAGRVGDEGRDYFEKLESLVAKLKVRVVFVGDYIDFNRKLTGNRKKIYTLWDAFISADFVTYPSEVEGFGNQYIESIYFKKPVIITPYPVYKSDIKPLGFKSIEISENLSVKDIERVRTFLEDKEKVKIMVEDNFSLGKAHFSYEATGKKIGDLLAR is encoded by the coding sequence ATGCGAATTTGGTTTGTTTCAACAAGGATAGCTGGCAACGATGGAGTATCACTTGAAGCTGTTAGGTGGCGTACAATTTTAACTAGAATGGGCCACAAGGTTACTTTTGTTGCTGGGGAGTTAGATAGGGCAGGAATTTTAATACCAGAGCTTCATTTTAGTAACGAATCTGTCATAGATCTTCATGATAAAGTTGTTTTTAGTAAAAATCATTTTAAAGAAATTGAGGCAGAAGTTTTTGAGTTTGCTGGGAAAATAGAAGGAAAGCTTCGAGAAGCCTTTAATGGCCATAGGCCTGATATGATAATAATTGCAAATTGTTTATCACTTCCGATGCATTTTCCATTGGCAGTTGCACTAACTCGTATTATTGAAGAATTTAAAATTCCAACTATAGCAAGACATCATGACTTTTGGTGGGAAAGAAAAAGATTTTTAAAATCCTCTTGTTTTCCATTTTTTAAACGTTGGTTTCCTCCGAATAGCTCATTCGTAAAACATGTAACTATAAATACAATTACCCAAAAACAGTTAAAAGAAAAACTGGGGATTAACTCATCTGTGATACCTGACACATTTGATTTTGTGGGGACAACAAACAAAGGAGATAAATTTAACAGTACATTTAGAAAAGACTTTGGAATTGCTAAAGATGATATTGTGTTTTTGCAAGCTACTAGAATAGTTCCCAGAAAGAGAATTGAAATATCTATTGAACTTGTTAAAAAATTAAATAACCCAAAGATTGTTTTGGTTGTTGCAGGTAGAGTTGGGGATGAAGGTAGAGATTACTTTGAAAAACTTGAGTCTTTGGTTGCAAAATTGAAGGTAAGAGTCGTCTTTGTGGGTGATTATATTGATTTTAATAGAAAATTAACAGGCAACAGAAAGAAAATTTATACTCTTTGGGATGCATTTATCTCAGCTGATTTTGTTACTTATCCTTCTGAAGTTGAGGGGTTTGGAAATCAATACATAGAAAGTATTTATTTTAAAAAGCCAGTAATAATTACACCTTACCCGGTATATAAATCTGACATTAAACCATTAGGGTTTAAATCAATTGAAATAAGTGAAAATTTAAGTGTCAAAGACATAGAACGGGTGAGAACCTTCTTGGAAGACAAAGAAAAAGTTAAAATTATGGTTGAAGATAACTTCAGTCTTGGGAAGGCACATTTTTCATACGAAGCTACTGGAAAAAAGATAGGGGATCTTCTCGCAAGATAA
- a CDS encoding CapA family protein, with amino-acid sequence MNDIISAIVIFFLSLIPSNSNIDNMLKNPQTTILFVGDIMLGRSVMGEAIDKNDYLYPFRNVQGFLADADITFGNLENAVIKDCPRQYKGSFSFCTTPEIAKGLQESGVDIVTLANNHSYNFGVDGFEETKQNLNNLGIKSVGWGNLEIIEKNGIKFGFLGFDYVTSIKNIESDLSLIKESNQKVDLLIVSPHWGEEYKAVANKFQVETARNMVESGADLIIGHHPHWVQNYEEINGVPVYYSLGNFIFDQMWSEETKKGLLVKFTFEDGKIVNRQEYKTYISKIGQPEILK; translated from the coding sequence ATGAATGATATTATTTCTGCCATAGTTATTTTCTTCTTATCACTTATACCTAGTAATTCAAATATTGATAATATGTTAAAAAATCCACAAACGACCATTCTTTTTGTGGGGGATATAATGCTTGGGAGGTCTGTAATGGGTGAGGCTATTGATAAAAATGATTATTTATATCCATTTAGAAACGTCCAAGGTTTTTTGGCAGATGCAGATATCACTTTTGGCAATCTTGAAAATGCAGTTATTAAAGACTGCCCCAGACAGTACAAGGGAAGCTTTTCATTTTGTACTACTCCAGAAATTGCAAAAGGTTTACAGGAATCAGGTGTTGATATTGTAACGCTTGCTAATAATCACAGTTATAATTTTGGTGTTGATGGCTTTGAAGAAACAAAACAGAATTTGAATAATTTAGGAATAAAGTCAGTTGGATGGGGAAACCTAGAGATAATTGAAAAAAATGGAATAAAATTTGGATTTTTAGGATTTGATTATGTAACTTCAATTAAAAACATTGAATCTGACTTAAGCTTGATTAAAGAGTCAAACCAAAAAGTTGATCTATTAATTGTTAGTCCCCATTGGGGAGAGGAGTACAAAGCAGTAGCAAATAAGTTTCAAGTTGAGACAGCCAGAAATATGGTTGAGAGCGGTGCAGATTTAATAATTGGCCATCATCCTCATTGGGTGCAAAATTATGAAGAAATAAATGGGGTGCCAGTATATTATTCTTTAGGCAATTTTATATTTGATCAGATGTGGAGTGAGGAAACTAAAAAAGGTCTTCTTGTCAAATTTACTTTTGAAGATGGCAAGATAGTAAATAGGCAAGAGTATAAAACATATATTTCAAAAATTGGCCAACCAGAAATTTTAAAATAG
- a CDS encoding site-2 protease family protein, which yields MIIIWILAFVVAITIHEASHAWMADRLGDPTARLMGRLSLNPIVHYDPIGTTLLLVLVIMRYMGLPVIPFGWAKPVEFDPYNLKNPRRDSALISFAGPASNLILALIISLIAYFSPSFSIFAVPFIILNVALAIFNLIPIHPLDGGKILVGLLPRRYAYEVDSFLHRFGMIILLFLILPTFGGSSFIGNIISPVLNLFLALLIP from the coding sequence ATGATTATAATTTGGATTCTTGCATTCGTTGTCGCTATTACAATTCATGAGGCTTCTCATGCCTGGATGGCAGATAGACTTGGGGACCCAACAGCAAGACTAATGGGGAGACTTTCATTAAATCCAATAGTCCACTACGACCCAATTGGAACAACACTGTTATTGGTATTAGTCATAATGAGGTATATGGGTTTACCTGTTATTCCTTTTGGCTGGGCAAAGCCAGTCGAGTTTGATCCATATAACTTAAAAAACCCAAGGCGTGATTCTGCCCTAATTTCTTTTGCAGGACCAGCGTCAAATTTAATTCTTGCCCTAATAATTTCCTTGATCGCCTATTTTAGCCCATCCTTTAGTATATTTGCGGTTCCTTTCATAATTTTAAATGTAGCCCTTGCTATTTTTAACCTAATCCCAATTCACCCACTAGATGGAGGAAAAATACTAGTTGGGTTACTACCTCGCAGGTACGCCTACGAAGTAGACAGTTTTTTACACAGATTTGGTATGATTATTTTGCTTTTTTTAATACTTCCAACCTTTGGAGGATCCTCTTTTATAGGTAATATTATTTCCCCTGTTCTTAATTTATTTTTGGCCCTTCTCATACCCTAA
- the fmt gene encoding methionyl-tRNA formyltransferase, with protein sequence MKVIFFGTPDYVIPVLEKLHKYYEITAVVTQPPKPFGREKKLEFSAVDGWAHKRKIEKHFDFDNLPKADMGVCASFGMIIPKNVINNFKYGILNIHPSLLPKYRGASPIQTTIANGDTITGVTIIKMDEQMDHGKIVTQFKEEVNLDDTFQSLRERLFEKSADVLLNLIEPYIQGKVNLKEQAHEKATFTKLVSKADGFVNLTDSPELIDRKLRAYSPWPGIWTTISINGVEKRLKILEFKDEPVIVQLEGKNPVDWKTFKNSYKFS encoded by the coding sequence ATGAAAGTAATTTTTTTTGGAACCCCAGATTATGTAATCCCAGTTTTGGAGAAATTACACAAATACTACGAGATTACAGCTGTTGTTACCCAGCCACCTAAACCTTTTGGAAGGGAGAAAAAACTTGAATTTTCAGCGGTAGATGGTTGGGCACACAAAAGAAAAATAGAAAAACACTTTGATTTTGATAATTTACCAAAAGCAGATATGGGTGTTTGTGCCTCTTTTGGTATGATCATACCAAAAAATGTAATCAATAACTTCAAGTATGGAATTTTGAATATTCATCCATCCTTATTACCTAAATATCGTGGAGCATCTCCAATCCAAACAACTATTGCAAATGGTGACACTATAACAGGTGTCACTATAATTAAAATGGATGAACAGATGGATCACGGAAAGATAGTTACTCAATTTAAAGAAGAAGTAAATTTAGATGATACTTTTCAAAGTTTAAGAGAAAGGTTGTTCGAGAAGTCTGCAGATGTACTTCTAAACTTAATTGAGCCATATATTCAAGGCAAAGTTAATCTAAAAGAACAAGCTCATGAAAAAGCAACTTTTACTAAATTAGTTAGTAAAGCAGATGGTTTTGTTAACTTAACAGACAGCCCAGAGTTAATTGACAGAAAATTAAGAGCCTACTCTCCATGGCCTGGAATTTGGACAACCATATCTATTAATGGTGTAGAAAAGAGACTAAAGATATTAGAATTTAAAGATGAACCAGTGATTGTACAATTAGAAGGCAAAAATCCTGTTGATTGGAAAACTTTTAAAAATTCCTACAAATTCAGCTAA
- the def gene encoding peptide deformylase, translating into MVQKIVQSGNPTLRRLSKPVEKIDKKVQKLIQDLKDTLSVQKDPEGVGLAAPQIGVNLRVFAVSFKNLKRIVINPEIISRAWPSGLEIKKVKLPIKEKQKKNEILEGCLSLPHYYGPLKRDGYVKLKYLDENGEEIIEEFKDFNAQIILHEIDHLNGFLFIDRLLEQKKKLYKLDESDEWEEVEI; encoded by the coding sequence ATGGTTCAAAAGATAGTCCAGTCGGGTAACCCAACTTTAAGAAGGTTGAGTAAACCTGTTGAAAAAATTGACAAAAAGGTGCAAAAATTAATTCAAGATTTAAAAGATACACTTTCTGTTCAAAAAGACCCAGAGGGTGTTGGGTTGGCTGCCCCTCAGATTGGCGTAAACTTAAGAGTTTTTGCTGTTAGTTTTAAAAACTTAAAAAGGATTGTTATTAATCCTGAAATAATAAGCAGAGCTTGGCCCTCTGGGCTTGAAATCAAAAAAGTCAAATTACCTATCAAAGAAAAACAAAAGAAAAATGAAATTTTGGAAGGCTGTTTGTCACTTCCCCACTATTATGGCCCACTAAAAAGAGATGGTTATGTTAAGTTAAAGTATCTTGATGAGAATGGAGAAGAAATAATTGAAGAATTTAAGGATTTTAACGCACAAATAATTTTGCATGAAATCGACCACCTAAATGGATTTCTTTTTATAGACAGGTTATTAGAGCAAAAGAAAAAACTATACAAGTTAGATGAAAGTGACGAATGGGAAGAAGTGGAAATTTAA
- a CDS encoding O-antigen ligase family protein, with product MTVKQSLSALYYLLISTAITSTLAVLEHFKIFATCGLMGLGYFESCWVQDVQSRVFSTLGQPNWLAALVVILLPISWLYSFKNKWYILLSVLFFVTLLFTKSRSGLLAFGIEFVIFFTLMFWKEKSKIVKEFLILLFTFIVIYFAINPPHITNNPLETTSVGPALEVGGTESGTIRKYVWTGAINIFKNYPLLGSGPETFAYTFPKHKPIEHNLTSEWDFIYNKAHNEYLNYLANTGILGLISYLVLIIVSTVVIYKSKNIALLAGYFSILVTNFFGFSVVAVSLLFFIFPAMAIVTSSPEAVQRKKQKLNTSQMILTAFVVIAITFSLYFILGYWRSDVHYNSARNYNREKNRELALVEITKALKYTPNEPLYMAEKALANLSINDAVVALDANPYNQNVRNILISNLNLLASQNKEYLLVAEEIALTGSQIAPTNPKSFYQLGILNLKNGKLDEGLENLERAVILKPNYKEGRFALGLTYIDIQDYENAKEHLEYILNNIDPNDELIKKYLDQSISASK from the coding sequence ATGACAGTAAAACAATCACTTAGTGCTTTATACTATCTACTAATTTCAACGGCTATCACTTCTACCTTAGCCGTGTTAGAACATTTCAAAATATTTGCAACGTGCGGACTAATGGGTTTGGGATACTTTGAATCTTGCTGGGTCCAGGATGTTCAATCTAGGGTTTTTTCAACACTTGGTCAACCAAATTGGCTTGCAGCATTAGTGGTAATACTACTACCCATTTCTTGGCTTTATAGTTTTAAAAACAAGTGGTACATCCTACTTTCAGTATTATTTTTTGTTACCCTTCTGTTTACTAAATCTCGTTCAGGATTACTTGCTTTTGGAATTGAATTTGTAATTTTCTTTACTCTTATGTTTTGGAAAGAAAAATCAAAAATTGTAAAGGAGTTTTTAATTTTACTATTTACTTTTATTGTTATTTATTTTGCTATTAACCCACCACACATCACAAATAACCCACTTGAAACCACCTCAGTTGGTCCCGCTCTTGAAGTGGGAGGGACAGAATCTGGAACAATACGTAAATATGTTTGGACTGGAGCAATTAATATATTTAAAAACTATCCCTTACTTGGATCCGGCCCAGAGACCTTTGCTTATACGTTTCCAAAACATAAACCAATCGAACACAACTTGACGTCTGAGTGGGACTTTATTTACAACAAAGCACATAATGAATACTTAAATTACTTGGCAAATACTGGTATTTTAGGTTTAATTTCATACCTTGTCTTAATTATTGTTTCAACTGTTGTTATTTATAAGTCAAAAAATATTGCGCTTTTGGCTGGATACTTTTCAATTCTAGTTACTAACTTTTTTGGTTTTTCAGTTGTTGCAGTTTCACTCCTCTTCTTTATTTTTCCTGCAATGGCAATTGTAACTTCCTCGCCTGAAGCGGTACAAAGAAAAAAACAAAAACTAAATACAAGCCAAATGATATTAACAGCTTTTGTAGTTATTGCTATAACTTTCTCTTTATATTTTATCTTAGGTTATTGGCGATCAGACGTTCACTATAATAGTGCAAGAAACTATAATCGCGAAAAAAATAGAGAGCTTGCATTAGTAGAAATCACAAAGGCCTTAAAATACACACCCAACGAGCCACTTTATATGGCTGAAAAAGCTCTAGCAAACTTAAGTATTAACGATGCAGTGGTTGCCCTTGATGCAAATCCATACAACCAGAATGTCAGAAATATTTTGATAAGCAACTTAAACTTGCTCGCAAGCCAGAATAAAGAGTATTTACTAGTAGCAGAAGAAATAGCTCTAACAGGTAGCCAAATAGCTCCAACAAATCCAAAGTCTTTCTACCAACTTGGTATTTTGAATCTTAAGAATGGCAAATTGGATGAGGGGTTAGAAAATTTAGAAAGAGCAGTTATATTAAAACCTAACTACAAAGAAGGTAGGTTTGCATTAGGACTTACATACATTGATATTCAAGATTATGAAAATGCAAAAGAACACTTGGAATACATACTTAATAATATTGATCCAAATGACGAATTGATCAAAAAATATTTAGACCAATCTATATCAGCCTCAAAATGA
- a CDS encoding rod shape-determining protein, with protein sequence MTLLNSKSSDVFLKKISGIKKNNVLKSKAIMFSLKSIPNPINMILGFFSNDLGIDLGTANTLVYIKGKGVATREPSAVARHKKTKEVIAIGSPAKKMMGRAPSTIEVIRPLRDGVIADFDAASSILTYYIKKVHETGGNMPKIPRPHVVIGIPSGVTEVERRAVADAAIDAGARRADLIEEPMAAAIGAGLDVESPEGTFIVDIGGGTSEIAIISMGGIVIGRSLRVAGDEMDEAIINYVKLKYSVLLGQPSAETVKISIGSAVNFDKPRSQIVRGRDLETGLPRSVKLTDGEIREALGPIIHVIITGISDTLEETPPELVSDIMEKGIYLAGGGSLIHGMDKAIADATKMPVFIADDPLTCVVRGCGKLLENPLMLSRIRVTKGMK encoded by the coding sequence ATGACTTTATTAAACTCAAAAAGCTCAGACGTGTTTTTGAAAAAAATAAGTGGAATTAAAAAAAATAATGTGTTAAAAAGTAAGGCAATCATGTTTTCATTAAAAAGTATACCAAATCCTATTAATATGATCTTAGGTTTTTTTTCAAATGACCTAGGTATTGATCTAGGTACTGCTAACACCTTAGTCTATATTAAAGGTAAGGGGGTTGCTACTCGTGAGCCCTCAGCTGTTGCGAGGCACAAAAAGACCAAAGAGGTTATAGCTATCGGTTCACCTGCAAAGAAGATGATGGGTCGTGCCCCATCAACAATCGAAGTAATTAGACCTTTAAGGGATGGTGTGATTGCTGACTTTGATGCAGCGTCTTCTATCCTCACATATTATATAAAAAAAGTTCATGAAACAGGTGGAAATATGCCAAAAATTCCAAGACCCCATGTAGTTATTGGCATACCTTCTGGAGTAACTGAAGTAGAACGTAGGGCTGTTGCTGATGCTGCAATAGACGCAGGTGCCAGAAGGGCGGATTTGATTGAAGAGCCAATGGCTGCAGCGATTGGAGCAGGTCTTGATGTTGAGTCGCCTGAGGGAACATTCATTGTTGATATTGGCGGTGGAACTTCTGAAATTGCAATTATTTCCATGGGTGGAATAGTAATTGGAAGGTCATTAAGGGTTGCTGGAGATGAAATGGATGAAGCAATTATTAATTACGTTAAACTAAAGTATTCAGTACTTTTGGGTCAACCATCAGCTGAAACAGTTAAAATATCTATTGGTTCTGCAGTAAATTTTGACAAACCTAGATCTCAAATAGTTAGAGGAAGAGATTTAGAAACTGGTTTACCTAGGTCAGTTAAATTAACAGATGGAGAAATTAGAGAAGCCTTGGGACCAATAATCCACGTGATAATTACTGGAATATCTGACACACTGGAAGAAACTCCACCAGAATTAGTATCTGACATTATGGAAAAAGGAATATATTTAGCAGGGGGAGGTTCACTAATTCATGGGATGGATAAAGCAATTGCAGATGCAACTAAAATGCCAGTTTTTATAGCTGATGATCCATTAACTTGTGTTGTAAGGGGTTGTGGAAAACTATTAGAAAACCCTCTAATGTTAAGTAGAATCAGAGTTACAAAAGGTATGAAGTAA